In Leishmania mexicana MHOM/GT/2001/U1103 complete genome, chromosome 20, one genomic interval encodes:
- a CDS encoding folylpolyglutamate synthetase: MPVSTLHPGVLASDSGGRASPPPQPPQHARSRVVAHNLGEDGCAGEGTTSATAGVSKRRHRSFKDAMEVVVRMTGRRPNRCPDGFETTKRFIDRLGFAPILERIRFVHVAGTKGKGTTSAYTAALLQAYGFKVGLFTSPHLTDLRERTVVDGRLLDENTYAQYFFEFLDKYEALQYSDSQLDRDIASPSRANFFRFIFLLSLYIFEQEGVEVAVMEAGIGGRIDSTNTIPSEVSIITSLGYDHMEILGNTIQEIASEKAGIMKPGVVCFAAPQVDHPETRPVLEKHARKIGTPLVLLDRNMLPIHSWPKLAIGGVHAIEDSKLALMAARRIANIPPILPLDEVEKSVLQSMTYAGRSQIAAVDDGANITFYLDGAHTVESISSATQWFLDVSAAHTRDPAPRRVLVFYTSRDPKRVLKAFMPYVPHFCKVIIAQVSNPRMTSHSADPSDADGRVSELREKMVATTEHWRNMYREVTCLPCARSFSALEDILDLVLPAASDNEDASKPAQVFVCGSFFLVGDVMRLLKVYEAGGRRPE, translated from the coding sequence ATGCCTGTGTCGACACTCCATCCTGGCGTGCTTGCTTCGGACTCTGGAGGCAGGGCGAGCCCACCGCCGCAaccgccgcagcacgcgcggTCACGGGTAGTGGCGCACAACTTGGGTGAGGACGGCTGCGCAGGTGAAGGTaccacctccgccactgCCGGTGTGTCcaagcgccgccaccggtcCTTCAAGGATGCGATGGAGGTTGTCGTGAGGATGACGGGGCGGCGGCCGAACAGGTGCCCAGACGGCTTCGAGACGACAAAGCGCTTTATTGACCGGCTCGGGTTTGCCCCCATACTCGAGCGGATTCGCTTTGTCCACGTTGCCGGCACGAAGGGCAAGGGGACCACCTCCGCGTACACTGCTGCCCTTCTGCAGGCGTATGGTTTCAAGGTGGGCCTCTTCACCTCCCCTCACCTCACAGACTTGCGTGAGCGGACGGTGGTAGACGGCCGGCTGCTGGACGAGAACACATACGCGCAGTATTTCTTCGAGTTCCTGGACAAGTACGAGGCGCTACAGTACTCAGACAGCCAACTGGACCGCGACATCGCCTCACCGTCGCGAGCAAACTTCTTTCGCTTTATCTTTCTCCTTTCCTTGTATATCTTCGAGCAGGAGGGCGTAGAGGTGGCGGTAATGGAGGCGGGCATCGGCGGCCGGATCGACTCTACCAACACAATCCCGTCCGAGGTAAGCATCATCACGTCCCTCGGCTACGACCACATGGAAATCTTGGGCAATACCATCCAGGAGATCGCTTCGGAGAAGGCTGGCATCATGAAGCCAGGCGTGGTCTGCTTTGCGGCACCACAGGTGGACCATCCAGAGACGCGCCCAGTACTGGAGAAGCACGCTCGAAAAATTGGCACGCcgcttgtgctgctggatCGGAACATGCTGCCGATTCACAGCTGGCCGAAGCTCGCTATCGGTGGCGTACATGCCATAGAGGACAGCAAGCTGGCGCTGATGGCGGCGCGACGTATTGCGAACATTCCCCCCATCTTGCCACTggacgaggtggagaagagcgTGCTGCAGTCCATGACCTACGCCGGCCGGTCACAGATCGCTGCGGTCGACGATGGCGCAAACATCACCTTCTACCTCGACGGTGCGCACACCGTTGAGAGTATCTCCAGTGCTACGCAGTGGTTCCTggacgtcagcgccgccCACACCAGGGAcccggcgccgcgccgcgtgcTTGTCTTCTACACCTCTCGCGATCCGAAGCGTGTTCTCAAAGCCTTCATGCCTTACGTGCCCCACTTCTGCAAGGTGATCATTGCACAGGTGTCGAACCCGCGCATGACGTCGCACTCGGCCGACCCCAGTGATGCGGACGGAAGGGTGAGTGAGCTGAGGGAAAAGATGGTGGCCACGACCGAACACTGGCGCAACATGTACCGTGAGGTGACTTGCCTCCCTTGTgcccgctccttctccgcgCTGGAGGACATCCTTGACCTCGTTCTGCCGGCCGCCAGCGATAACGAGGACGCCTCAAAGCCGGCGCAGGTGTTCGTGTGCGGCTCCTTCTTTCTGGTTGGTGACGTTATGAGGCTGCTCAAGGTGTACGAGGCAGGTGGTCGCCGCCCCGAGTAG
- a CDS encoding cyclin-e binding protein 1-like protein, whose product MFAVVPTAAATPTQAALYSLADSAKPVADALRPFLEASPSPTASWMPLCKIEKVAFCKAVYSVLLRSDGVLLLLSHFAADGAASKAHVSVLESGGEAVVDVAAGEAHIVYCTVSGAVYSCGYDNMYGQLGDGSVWSSNDAADGIADEQNVGGAREPVLSAPRRIAGFGEGALTDGAHREHLSKEDTDTPLSSLKDYRVAIDLAPLPSSLACCTRSPTAAAKSTPSGDSAASWRHVPPPADRHIKQVACGAHHTLMLTQSGRCVYACGTSAHGQLGGSRPVLVQSTFRAITLLFGIDMVQVAAADAHSFVLLRNGLLYAFGDNTCGQLGLGHTRRVSCPTTVPLTKKEEYEASMAQDHAAATTKGHRQLDAKAYATLRAPYASTESTYYPLQVPRLQDNAKPHAITDDDDRDSGAAFAAAIKYGAHSHELESSNSSVRVVRVYCCVSWTLLETTNPGVWLSCGVPLTRGVNRADVATTAARIDGCGVLGRPILRNKAEAYVFQPVHWAATLLSMGPNVDAATGALSAPPTWVGNEQQAFSADPSHGAGEGTSDALQLPYVRINHRTSCSISGEGDSSSCTRVVTTAPAAGQCNTADSRISSDTVPRFSHVNKGIEKAILRVSDTLVSAYPTSLLMTFSSANAGGVGRDGIVTSMLIQSGSPAVVALEVRADSSSDVHEVRGSPTHGSMDEPLSAESSGTSILQVNSTHGAVIPLPSYVLVM is encoded by the coding sequence ATGTTCGCCGTTGTACCGACAGCGGCTGCGACGCCAACGCAGGCGGCCCTGTACTCGCTTGCTGACTCTGCGAAGCCCGTTGCGGATGCTTTGCGTCCATTCTTGGAAGCGTCACCATCACCCACGGCCTCGTGGATGCCGCTGTGCAAGATCGAAAAGGTAGCATTCTGCAAAGCCGTCTACTCTGTTTTGCTCCGCAGCGatggtgtgctgctgcttctctcaCATTTTGCCGCGGACGGTGCAGCAAGCAAGGCACACGTCTCGGTGCTGGAGAGCGGCGGGGAGGCTGTTGTCGATGTCGCAGCTGGAGAGGCGCACATTGTGTACTGCACTGTTTCAGGGGCTGTTTACAGCTGTGGCTACGACAACATGTACGGCCAGCTCGGGGACGGCTCTGTGTGGTCGTCCAACGATGCCGCTGACGGTATCGCTGATGAGCAGAACGTTGGCGGCGCGAGGGAACCAGTGCTGAGCGCGCCCAGGCGGATTGCCGGATTCGGAGAGGGTGCACTGACGGACGGCGCGCACAGGGAACACCTTAGCAAAGAGGACACCGATACACCGCTGAGCAGTCTGAAGGATTACCGGGTTGCAATCGACTTGGCACCTCTACCGTCATCCCTCGCTTGCTGCACCCGATCgcccactgctgctgcaaagAGCACGCCGAGTGGTGACTCGGCCGCTTCATGGCGGCACGTGCCACCTCCGGCTGATCGGCACATTAAGCAGGTTGCGTGCGGTGCGCACCACACGCTCATGCTCACTCAGTCTGGACGCTGCGTCTATGCGTGTGGCACCAGTGCGCACGGCCAGCTTGGCGGATCGCGCCCGGTGCTCGTGCAGTCCACATTTCGCGCTATTACGCTGCTGTTCGGGATAGATATGGTACAGGTGGCTgccgcagacgcacacagcTTCGTGCTGCTCCGCAACGGGCTGCTTTACGCCTTTGGGGACAACACATGTGGCCAGTTGGGTCTGGGACACACAAGGCGAGTCAGCTGTCCCACCACGGTGCCACTAACTAAAAAGGAAGAGTATGAGGCATCCATGGCGCAGGATCACGCTGCGGCGACCACAAAAGGTCACCGGCAGCTGGACGCCAAGGCCTacgcgacgctgcgggcGCCCTACGCCTCTACGGAGAGCACCTACTACCCGTTGCAAGTGCCACGTCTGCAAGACAATGCAAAGCCGCATGCCATcacggacgacgacgaccgcgacagcggtgcagcCTTCGCTGCAGCAATCAAGTACGGTGCCCACTCCCATGAGCTCGAGTCGTCGAACTCAAGTGTTAGAGTAGTGCGCGTCTACTGCTGTGTCTCGTGGACGCTGCTGGAGACAACGAACCCCGGAGTGTGGCTTTCATGCGGGGTCCCACTGACGCGTGGCGTGAACCGGGCCGACGTggccacgacggcggcgcgcattGATGGATGCGGGGTACTGGGTCGGCCGATTCTGCGCAACAAAGCCGAAGCCTATGTCTTTCAGCCTGTTCACTGGGCTGCGACCCTGCTCAGCATGGGGCCGAATGTTGACGCAGCCACTGGTGCCCTGTCAGCACCACCAACATGGGTGGGAAATGAGCAGCAGGCTTTCAGTGCGGACCCCTCCCACGGCGCCGGGGAGGGCACTTCTGATGCGCTACAGCTACCGTATGTACGAATCAATCACCGCACGTCTTGCTCCATCTCAGGCGAAGGTGACTCTTCGTCGTGTACCCGCGTAGTCACCACCGCACCGGCTGCGGGGCAGTGCAACACTGCCGACagccgcatcagcagcgacaccgtCCCGAGGTTCTCTCACGTAAACAAGGGTATAGAAAAGGCGATCTTGCGCGTCAGCGACACTCTCGTCAGTGCGTACCCAACATCTCTGCTCATGACTTTCTCGAGTGCCAATGCCGGAGGCGTAGGCCGTGATGGTATTGTTACTAGCATGCTCATCCAGAGCGGGAGCCCGGCAGTTGTGGCGTTGGAGGTGCGGGCGGACAGCTCCTCTGATGTGCACGAGGTGAGGGGAAGTCCCACCCACGGCAGCATGGACGAGCCGTTGTCTGCCGAGTCTAGCGGAACCTCCATATTGCAAGTGAACTCCACTCACGGTGCTGTGATACCGCTGCCTTCCTATGTTCTTGTGATGTAG
- a CDS encoding putative membrane-bound acid phosphatase 2: MACFPRLGWGAVLAAVLIACGISIAHAQSTIARYGASDEADILKVLQVNVLHRHGARSGLPRENTTEICTESPCGYLSWAGFEMLLKVGGFLRTRYNTDPSVVSSPMFESPNYDLDVSYSRSTDVLRTLQSAEAFLRGFFPNMSSLYAAIHTVPEPIDVLLNSNTQPWLKFFYSNNKALLRTVCNPLTDELFPDWTEITKIGAEIYQEGYCSDYETRSDCVRTLFDIAAAKKAIGELSQYPLLEANFEKLKRVTTVLFDYEYHYNHSDPLMFKQGGRGQPFVQQMVTNMEGVIEGSNAYKLMHYSAHDTSLGPVWGTLGDRTPDGMMPPFAQVLVAELLQNKSTGAHYVRILRGNPGQSPDTKFDFGWDSKWQMQCIDALGIAYKAEGNICPFADFKRFVKWSEPADARGYCYLDQVSIDIADCPSEPVAYGTPPTALVPSTCQFYRSACPQFACGMGETLNSVSMQCVCSKESCLRGNTSEESSGDAAVDADKKPTLRDPSGLSGSAVAGVSLATFCAGAIIAVAATAAICMCARRRQRQQYVRMHATMGEGNQLNNEREGAANDSKEGI, from the coding sequence ATGGCTTGTTTTCCCAGACTTGGTTGGGGAGCCGttctggcggcggtgctgattGCATGCGGCATCTCTATTGCCCATGCGCAGAGCACCATTGCGAGATATGGGGCCTCGGATGAGGCAGACATCCTCAAGGTGCTCCAGGTGAATGTGCTGCATCGCCATGGTGCCCGTTCCGGCCTGCCACGTGAAAACACGACGGAGATTTGCACCGAGTCTCCGTGTGGGTACCTCTCGTGGGCGGGTTTTGAGATGTTGCTCAAGGTTGGTGGCTTTCTGCGCACCCGCTACAACACTGATCCATCCGTGGTGAGCTCGCCGATGTTCGAGTCGCCAAACTACGACCTGGATGTGTCTTACAGTCGCTCCACCGACGTTCTGCGTACCCTGCAAAGTGCGGAGGCCTTCCTGCGTGGCTTCTTCCCCAACATGAGCAGCCTCTATGCTGCTATCCACACCGTGCCGGAGCCGATCGATGTGCTGCTGAACAGCAACACGCAGCCGTGGCTCAAGTTCTTCTATTCCAACAACAAGGCACTGCTACGCACCGTGTGCAACCCGCTGACGGATGAGCTTTTTCCCGACTGGACAGAGATCACGAAGATTGGCGCAGAGATCTACCAGGAGGGCTACTGCAGCGACTACGAGACTCGCTCCGACTGCGTGCGCACACTTTTTGATATTGCTGCCGCGAAGAAGGCCATTGGTGAGCTATCCCAGTACCCGCTGCTGGAGGCCAACTTCGAGAAGCTGAAGCGCGTCACGACTGTCCTGTTCGACTACGAGTACCACTATAACCACAGCGACCCGCTCATGTTCAAGCAGGGCGGCCGCGGACAGCCGTTCGTTCAGCAGATGGTGACGAACATGGAGGGAGTGATTGAGGGCTCGAACGCGTACAAGTTGATGCACTACAGCGCTCACGACACCTCGCTTGGCCCAGTGTGGGGTACGCTCGGTGACCGCACTCCGGATGGTATGATGCCGCCTTTTGCCCAGGTGCtcgtggcggagctgctacAGAACAAGTCGACCGGGGCGCACTACGTTCGCATCCTGCGTGGCAACCCTGGTCAGAGCCCTGACACAAAGTTCGATTTTGGGTGGGACTCGAAGTGGCAGATGCAGTGCATCGACGCCCTCGGCATCGCCTACAAGGCGGAGGGGAACATTTGCCCGTTCGCTGACTTCAAGCGGTTCGTGAAGTGGTCAGAGCCGGCGGACGCGCGCGGCTACTGCTACCTTGATCAGGTCTCCATCGACATCGCCGACTGCCCCTCTGAGCCGGTCGCCTACGGCACCCCTCCTACAGCCCTGGTCCCCAGCACGTGCCAGTTCTACCGCTCTGCGTGCCCGCAGTTTGCGTGCGGGATGGGCGAAACCCTCAACAGCGTGAGCATGCAGTGCGTCTGCTCCAAGGAAAGTTGCCTGAGAGGCAACACCAGCGAGGAAAGTAGTGGTGATGCCGCTGTGGACGCCGACAAGAAGCCTACGCTGCGTGACCCTAGCGGCCTCAGTGGCAGCGCTGTTGCGGGCGTGTCACTGGCAACCTTCTGCGCTGGCGCCATCATCGCTGTggcagccacagccgcaATATGCATGTGCGCAaggcgccgccagcgtcagcagtacgtgcgcatgcacgcgacgatgggggagggaaacCAGCTCAATaatgagagggagggggcggcgaaTGACTCCAAGGAGGGCATCTAA